In Pongo pygmaeus isolate AG05252 chromosome 19, NHGRI_mPonPyg2-v2.0_pri, whole genome shotgun sequence, the genomic stretch ATGTTGataatgattatgattatgaggATGGGGAGGGTGACAATAATTAttatggtgaggatggtgatggtgaaggtggtgataatgatagtgataGTTATGGTGAAGATGCTGGTGttgatgatggtgagaatggtgagggTAAGAATGGTGATGGCGATGATGATAGTGTTGGTGATTGTAAGGATGGTGATGGCgatcatggtgatgatgataatggtgctgACTGGGCTATGAGGTAATGGAGGCAGAAAAGTGGCAGTTTCTAGGAAGTATAGAGCCAGCTGGGAACTGCAAGGCAACCTTAGTGGGAGTGGAAGATGTCGGGCCTCTGCCTCATTTCTAGACATCTGGGGAAAGCTCACCCCTCACAGTAGTTTCAGGAACCCCTCCATCCAGCATTTCCTTCTCGCAATCAGCATGGAGCTTTTGGGGTGCAGAGAAGTGTCTTCTATTCACTGCACTCtgtgggaagggaaaagggggagTGGTATTTATGAACCCAGTATAATACAGTAGGGTCTCATCTAATATATTTTGGGAGAATTTTCAGCTGAAGAGAGCAAGCCTCAGAGAAGTCAAGTAACTTTATCTTCAATAGCATCCAGTTGtgatttattgagcagttactatgtgccaggcaacatGCTGGGTGGTTCCTTATATGTTATCTCATGAAATCCTACAGCAACACAAGACAGGCATAACTACCCCATTAtaaaaactgtggtaaaataaactaaaatttactGTCTAACTATGTTTAAGTTTACATTTCAGTGGCActaaatacattcacaatgttgtgcaaccaatttccagaatgcttttcatcttgtaaaactacaATTCTGTAACTCATTTAAAAACAACTTCCCAATCACCACCCTCCCCAGGACCTGGTAGCAACCATTCTCCTGtgtgtctctatggatttgactactctaggtgccttgaaaaagtggaataatacagcatttgtctttttggtctggcttattttgctcaGTCTAATGTCCTCGAGGTTCATTCTTGATGCAGCAGGCatcagaatctccttccttttcaaggctgaacactattccactgtatgaatagTCAGCATTTTGTtgatccgtccatccatccatggacacttgggttgcttccaccttttggttattgtggaTGATGCTGCTCTGAACATGGTTGTGCAAGTATCTCTTCCAGGCTAGCCCCATTATACAGAAGAGCATAGAGAGATTCTGGGAGGAGGGATGACCTGCCCGGGGCCTTTGGTGAGGTCCTGGTGGAGGATCTTCCAGACCTCAAACGCAGagctcctctcctcacctcactGCCTTTCTCAGGAcctgcctcctgccccaccaCACAGTGCCCACTCCCTGGTACTAGACTTCCTAAGGCCTCTTGATCCCTGAAAATTCAGGGACAGGAACTGGTGGGCACAAATACAGTCACTCACTTCTCTGTCACCTACTGCAGATTCTGTGCCAAACAATACATGATAATGACCTGCTTTCCACTCTTTCACCAGATGTGGATGAGGCGCCTATTGCATGCCAGGCATGTGTGGTCACTGGACGGAGACCCCTGGGAAATGAGAAGATGTGAGCTCCTCAAGGCCAGGGGCAGCCCTTTCACTTGCTGCTACCATGTGAGGGATGGAGGGGAACCCTGAAGCATTGGAGAAGTGCACGAGTGACCTAGCTCAGTTGATGATATCATAGTAACCCTGTTTATTATCACCTAccgtgtgccaggcattgtgcgaAGTACTTTGCACACATTACCTGCTGTAAAGCTCAGAGACAACTGTAGGAGTGAATCTGTTATACCTCCCACTTTACAGGGGAGGAAACTGATGCCCAGAGATGTGAACCAGTCTTCCCCAGGCCTTGCAGCTAGTCTGTGGGATGCAAATCCAGGCGGTCTGACTCAGAGATCCCTTCATCTTCTTGGTTTTTGCCCCTGCAGCCCTCTGGCCTGTCTCCAGAGCCCTGTACCCTGGGCCACCCCGAAGATGACCTGGACATGGGTTTCAGCAAAGGCAGCAACCCCAGCACATCTCCATTTGATAGGGAGGAACCTCAGGCCCACCACAGGAGCCCTGGGCTGCAGGTGGTGTAGGTGCTGGCTGAACCACAATGCACCCATGTTGGAGGATGCACCCTAGGATGGGCAGCAGCAGGAGGTCTCCCTGCCCAACAACTGGTAATGGTACCTGAGaacaaaggaggagaaggaggctttgaacACAGGTGTGGAGAAGcccaaggaggaagaagaagacttGGACTATGGGCTGCTGGATGGCCTCAAGGACCCCCTCCCAGAAAAGGAACTTTGAGACTTATACCCAGGGCTGAGATGAAAGTGCTCCCTATTTTCTGTCCTGGTACTGCTGCAAACCTCAGTGTGACATCACAGGGCCTCAtttccctatttgtaaaatgggattatataGGGGTTCCAATGAGACACTGGGCCGAGAGCATTTTGagaattgtaaaaaatgtacagTGAGGGAATAATTATTATCAATGGACCATTGCTCTTCCAATAGTTAGTAttctttagcaaatatttgaaggtaAAATATGATTTGTTGAGGAGGTTTGCAGCAGCTGAGACCCTCAAGAGTCTTTTCTGTCTCCGTTCAAAGCTGGCCTCTGACAGGGACCTTCTTGGTGCCACCCCTGGGCCTCTCATCCTTTGTGCAGGCTTCTCAGGGTTCTTATTTCTATTGCATCTTGTGGTTCCCTAGTGGATGGCGTGCTCCATCTTCACTCAGAGCTAACTGCATCTCCTCCAGGCCCATGTCCCTTGTGCAGCACCCACTGCTCCCTCACCAGGATTCAAATCCTTCTGTGACTGACCTCTGCTGACCTCCCTCATTCTTTCTGCTCCTCCAGTTCCATGCCTGTGCCCCTCAATCTCATGGATCACACTCTCACCCAAGCTGTTCTCCATCGGGATTTCCTTGGCTCCCTTTTCTGCTCGGCAAATTTGTGTTCATCCTTCCAAGCCCTGCACAGATGTCCTCCTCTCAAAGCTctccctgaggtcacacagtCCAGGAACAAGGTAGTCCTTGCTCCTCTGCTGCCTCTGGGTTTTGTGCCTTTATCACTTTGGTGTGACTGCCTGCCTCTTCCTGAATGGAGGCATTTGGGCTTTACTCACCTCAGTATCTCCTGGGTCCAACTGGGTGTCTGGCCTGGCCCAGAATCGGTGCTCATCGAGGGTGTATAGAACTCACAAGGACCAAGGAATGTCTTGCAAATAATACCACCCTCCCACACTTCTCCAATGTTTACTTTCTAAGCTCCTTTATTCTTTGACATTCAAATTTCTAAATGGCCTGTATGTATTTACAAAGCCTGGGAAAACGCCTTCAGAGGACAAACACATCCCACTGGCAGAATGTATTTGCATTGACTAGGATTATGGATGAAATTCAGCTTTCTGGCAAATGAATCATTTGGCATTGGCTGAGTATCTGCTCTGTGCCAGATACTAAGCTGTGATCTCTAGAAAGAGACATTTACTACTGACACAGTCCTTGACTCTGAAGAGCTCAGAATCCAGTGAGCTTGATTTCTTGTAAGTTAGAGACAGAGTTCAGAGCagaagctcaggcaggaggagAGAAGTAAAATGGACATACCAGAGGCAGTGACAGCCACACAGCTGTCTGGGGACACTGAGTGCAGCAACAAATAGCTTAGGCTGCCTTGGCAGCCCACAAAGGTATCACGGTTTGCTATTGCAGCATCTCAGTGATGCTTTTGTTATGCCGATCTCTGCAAAGCCCCTCTGTGCCCCAGCCCAGGATGGTGGCAGCcatgctgtggagaaaagggcagTGACCAGAACCACAGGCTCAGAGCTTGTACCCTGGACCACCTGGGAATGTGAGCCCTTCACAtgttctctgcctctgtgttcaGGTTGGGGGTCCTGGCCAAGGAAGGGAGATGACCCCCATACTGAGTCAAAAGGACACACTCCCGGGAACAGACTGTCTCTTCTTTCTGGGTAATTTCTGCCTCTGCAGTGAATGGTGAAACCAGACACATCCTCTCTGTTGGTGTGACACAAAGACAGGCGTTCCTGCTCATGGGCTGAATCTTCAGTTGAGGGGAGGTGTAGCACACTCCTGTGGTCTGCTGACTAAGGCAGGGACAAATGTCACCCCATCAGAATGACTGCCAGaccaatggctaaaataaaatcatttccaatATTCAAAGGAGTCACCTTCATTCATCTAcaaatacttttccttttcttttctttcctttttttttttttgagatggagtcttgctctgtcacctaggctggagtgcagtggcatgatcttggctcaccacaacctccgcctcctgggttcaagcgattctcctgcctcagcatcccgagtagctgggactacaggcgcccaccaccacatctggctaatttttgtatttttcatagagacaaggtttcactatattttccaggctggtcttgagctcctgaccttgtgatccacccgccctggcctcctaaagtgctgggattacaggtgtgaaccaccatgcctggcccaagtttttttctataaaacgACCTATTGCACTCAGGGTAGGGTAAATGAGGCATCATGCCTGCTGGCAACATGGGCCCTATCTGGAAAGcgagtgcccaccaccatggcacagTGCTGTGCAGTGCCTGTGTGGTGCTGAATCTCAGGAGCAGCCCCCATCCTGTGAACCAGAACTACAGGGACCTTAGACATAAGCAAAGACCTCTGGTGGCCAGGCCTGCCAGCAAGCAGATGCTGACTCTGTCCCGGGGGTCTGCAGGGAGGTCGGGCCAGTGGAGAGGAGGTGAGACCCATGTGTGGTCTCCCCCACTCCCGCCCATGCTATGCAATGGGGGCGACCACACACCCGATCTGCCTGGGAGGGTCCTGGTGTGCCCACTGCCTCACTGAGTTATGAGGGGTGCTGCCTCTCACATCTCACCGGTATCGCATTTGAAGGACAAATTATGTCTTCCCTTCTCCACCCTGCGGAACTCCGTTTCCTCATGTGCAAGTGGGGGATGATGTGCTTACATGGTTCTGCAGTGGGGGTATCGATGGGATCCATCTGTCAATACCCTGCATCCAGTGACCACCTGGAGCACACCTGCAGCTCGCAAGCTGGGCTTCCTGCTGCAGGGAGGTGAGGAAGCACTGCCTGGAGCCAGGGAGCTTCTCTGAAGGAGGTGTTGGAAAGGACTTGTTCCAGAATTTGGGCTTGTATTGGAAGCTTGGGGGAGGGTTGAAAGAAGTCTTTGCTCCAGATTGGATGCTGCTAGAGGCAGGGTGTATTCTATCACCTGGCATCTTCCCCAATCTTACCtaaaaggaaggaagacaagacCAAAGCTAATGCTGCAATTGACAAAGAGGTAGCGGTCATGACATAGACATAGGAGAGGGGGTGTGAGGTCATTTTTGTCCATGTTTTGCATGAGCTGAGCCATGATAGCTACCAAGTGACCTTGCTTTGTCTTGACCCATCATGGTCACAGAGCGACCTTGTCTGATGCTGACAACCTGTGCAGTTCAAAAGGAGAACACCAACGCCTTGCCAGCAGTGGTTGCTGTCCTCCTGAGGCCTCGCTGCTCCTCCTCTGGGACCGACTGCTGACCATGGGAGGTGTGGAGTGGGATGGGAATATgccgtgggttttttttttgcagagcaaGGGCAGAGGACTCTGATGCCTTCAGCTCTGGCTTCCCCTGCTTCCTACACCACCCGCAATCCCACCATGCTGCTGCAGTCACTGCCAACTCATAGTGCCTTCTAAGGGCCCCAGTGTCTCTGGGACACCCCCTCTCCCCTGGGAGGGAAGCAAGGTGCTCATGAAGGTCCCAGGTGGAGGTGCTGAAAGAGTGTGGAGGTGGCTTCTTGAGTGTCAAAGTCTGGGATTCCAGCTTTCAGCCTCAGGCTCCAGGTGTGTGTGCTGAAATGGAATTTTCTGCTCTCATTCACTCTCCTGTCTGGTCAGAGGAACTTGGGGAGTTTCCTCTCTAGGGGAGGGAAAGGCCCTGGAGAGGTGGCCTTGCCGTGAACTGGGAACGGGTGGGCACGGGAAAGCAGGGGCCTGGGCTCTGCCTACTGCTCGCTGACAGCTTGGGCACAGCACTGCCCTCCCTGGGctcctgtctcttttctctgtatgATTAGGTGGAGGTGGATGGGATTCTGCTTCTACTCCTGGTCCTTGGGCACCATGTCAGGTACTCACACACTTATGACCCCATCTGGTCCTTGGAACAGCACTGGGGGATGGATCTGTCAAACTCACGTTGCAAATGTTTGTTCTAAATCCCACACTCTGAAGTCAGAAAGACCTGGGTTTGCCCTCAGCCACGGACGGTtgcttgctatgtgaccttggacaagtcactgcccttctctgagcctcaacacCCACATTTACACAGGGGAAGAATAATACCTCCCTCTTGGGCTGCTGTGAAGCAGAGCTAATGGGTACATTGCCTCAGGCACATTGAAGGTGCTCAAAATGTTgatctttccttccctttctaggtctccatttcctcatctacacaGTGGGGAGCAACTCTATCCTGATTATAAAGAATACAATAGGTGAATGCACTCGGCAAGCCTGGGGACAGGGATGCATAGAGAAGCTTCTTGCAAAGGTGAAGAATGCCTGCTCTGAGCCCCGCGCTGAGTGGCAGGTGAGAGGACAGCAAGCCCAGCGACTGAGGCCTATAAAATGCCCcctgcagagagggaggaggagcagtGTTCTAAGGTGTGTGGGAGGCAGCATCCCCAGTGCTTGCAGGAGAAGCAGGACTGCTTGTGCTTGCTCAGGTGGGTGGTAGGTTAGGTTCTTAGGCATCTGCTGGGTATCAGATGCTGCACAGGCATCATCTCCGTGAATTTAATCTTTCCATCATCCCTGAGAGCTGGGCATTACAGGGGCATAGTGGGATTGAAACACAGGTCCCCTGAGCCTGTGCCTTTTCTACAAGGCAACTTGGTTCACATGTAATAATAGGACCCAAAAATACACCTGCTGTGCTGTGCTCACCAAATTTCATAACATCCTTGTGACCTGCGAGGTTGCTATACTGtcttcattttatgaatgagaaaactgaggctcagagaggctgaataGTTTGCTCATCCTTCCAAAGAACTAAAGGGAAGAGAGGTGCTATAGCTGTGGGGCCTTCTATTCCTGGCAGGAAGTGTGCAGTGCCCTAGGCCATTCTGACCCTAGTGCAGGCAGGAGAAAAGGCACATGAACAAATCCAGCAGCAAGCTTCCACTGAGGGCCTCCCTGGCCTTTGCTTGCGCTAGTGCTGAGGGAGAAACAGCCTTGTTCCTTCACATAACATGGCTTCCTGCCGCCCCCAGGATAAAGGTCAGAGTCCTCAGGTCTGTGTTTGAGACTCTTCATGGTCTGGTCCCACCTGCATTTCCAGCCAAATCCTCCACCACCGCACCCAGTGCAGCAGCCCTGGCCATCTGTCCCATCCCACCATCCTGCCTTGGCTCAAGCTGTTCCCTCTGTCCCATGCTATTCACACATAGAACAAGGAGAAGCTTGATAGAGGCTAGCCTGAATTTTCCATTTGAGAGCATTTTCAGCTTCtggaaacagacatttcaccCAAAATTCCAGATTCCCTGCTTCTctgaaaatacatacatacatacatacatacataaatctgCTCTTACTCTGCActattctgttttttgagacagagtttcactcttgttgccaggctggagtgcagtggtgtgatctccattcaccacaacctctgccacccgggttcaagcgagtctcctgcctcagcctcctgagtagctgggatttacaggcatgaaccaccatagctggctaattttcatgaacttttttttagtagagatggagtttcacgatgttggtcaggctggtctccaactcctgacctcaggtaatccaccagcctcagcctcccaaagtgctgggattacaggtgtcagtcacctCACTTGTCCAGTCTGCACTATTCCTTAGTGTCAGACTATTTGAGCCAAACAATGTCTTTCTTATTTGGACGTGACCTTCagggtctaatttttgtatttttagtatagatcaggttttttttttttttttttttttgacagagtttcactcttgtcacccaggcccgatggtgcaatggcatgatctcagctcaatgcaacctccgcctcgtgggttcaagggattcttctgcctcagcctcccgagtagctgggattacaggcacctgccaccacacccggctaattttttgtatttttattagaaacagggtttttccatgttgggcagactggtctcgaacccctgaccttaggtgatataccctcctcagcctcccaaagtgtggaattacaggcataagccagagtctggcctcacctggctaattctttgtatatttgaagagacagcgtttcaccgtgttggccaggatggtcttgatcgcctgacttcgtgatccgctggcctcagcctcccaaagaactgggattagaggtgtgagccactgcacccggcctcaatgTAGCTTATTATCAAagtatttacatagaaaaattaatCAAAGGGCACAAGCATTTCAATACTTAGGTTAAGATGAAATCTGTGCCCAGAAGAGTGCCAGACACACATGAAATGTTTTGTTCATGAGGCAACCACAACTTAAAATGATTTTCTGTTATTCGTTTTGGTATGTTATTTTGGGAATGTGATTAATCACCTATGTCAAGGACGTTGGGAAGAATTTCCAGATACTCTGATATGCATGACATCTTAATCATACAATATAAAGCAAGGCTATCTTAGGAAATTAGGTATCACTGCCAAGGATCTTTACAAttgaagataaattaaaattactattaaaCTTGTAACAGTCAGATGGGTTGGCAGGcaaaatgtgtcatttttttctcagcattttttcttttccttgattcaATAAAACAAACTTAAACGCCAGCTATCTGCAGAACCCTCACTAGACTATGTTTAATGATATGTGAAACACAGCCTGCACACTCACAGATCCTTGCCACGTCCCGTTCCCATCCTCTCAAAACCTGTGTTACcctgtggctagatttctcaagaaaatgaaagagagagacgaACGAGAACCATCTTCTTTCAGGTCGCTCCGCACTGCTCCTCCGGTGAGGCTTTTATCCTTGACTGGGGGGTAGAGGCCTTAATCCTAGAAAAGAGGCCTCTCAGGGTGAGGAGGTGATTTAAATTCTTACTA encodes the following:
- the LOC129017662 gene encoding uncharacterized protein LOC129017662 isoform X5 → MMQKEQRESRENSAASQPQACTDSVQVRLGKMPGDRIHPASSSIQSGAKTSFNPPPSFQYKPKFWNKSFPTPPSEKLPGSRQCFLTSLQQEAQLASCRCAPGGHWMQGIDRWIPSIPPLQNHSAVNRRHFSAPQKLHADCEKEMLDGGVPETTVREMVRELWMWNVE
- the LOC129017662 gene encoding uncharacterized protein LOC129017662 isoform X3 produces the protein MRKPQAESGGSSTPSQPQTCPDAFGVRLGKMPGDRIHPASSSIQSGAKTSFNPPPSFQYKPKFWNKSFPTPPSEKLPGSRQCFLTSLQQEAQLASCRCAPGGHWMQGIDRWIPSIPPLQNHSAVNRRHFSAPQKLHADCEKEMLDGGVPETTVRVSFDFSCLEMVRELWMWNVE
- the LOC129017662 gene encoding uncharacterized protein LOC129017662 isoform X6 produces the protein MRKPQAESGGSSTPSQPQTCPDAFGVRLGKMPGDRIHPASSSIQSGAKTSFNPPPSFQYKPKFWNKSFPTPPSEKLPGSRQCFLTSLQQEAQLASCRCAPGGHWMQGIDRWIPSIPPLQNHSAVNRRHFSAPQKLHADCEKEMLDGGVPETTVREMVRELWMWNVE